A region from the Onthophagus taurus isolate NC chromosome 8, IU_Otau_3.0, whole genome shotgun sequence genome encodes:
- the LOC111414223 gene encoding uncharacterized protein, whose translation MANANGANQPPENANEDVFFPVREGSFFKQIGEICGLYKTMVVVSPYTSIYLYGVEVGAILYLDDGETVLGRVGEIVRPLRFLVEMSTHREVTDLAVRTPVYMRKFLLARSQRNTAVFERERTLQCFYTKITNTFYGAYQVEYSDSTARQLKLREMYSEFLDVFHGHGIQGSSVKSTIAGEEPEDKYETKIHLIYPD comes from the exons ATGGCCAATGCGAATGGGGCAAATCAGCCTCCCGAAAATGCTAATGAGGATGTGTTTTTTCCCGTACGTGAAGGAAGTTTCTTCAAACAAATCGGTGAAATTTGTGGCTTATACAAAACGATGG ttgttGTAAGTCCATATACTTCAATATATCTTTACGGCGTTGAAGTGGGAGCAATATTATACCTAGACGATGGAGAGACAGTATTGGGAAGGGTTGGGGAAATTGTGCGGCCTTTACGATTCTTAGTTGAAATGTCCACCCACAGAGAAGTTACCGATTTAGCAGTACGGACACCAGTTTATATGCGAAAATTCTTATTAGCTCGAAGTCAAAGGAATACAGCA GTTTTTGAAAGAGAAAGAACCTTGCAatgtttttatacaaaaatcaCCAACACTTTTTATGGTGCCTATCAAGTTGAATATTCGGATTCAACTGCTCGTCAACTTAAGCTTCGTGAGATGTACAGCGAGTTCCTTGATGTGTTCCATGGCCATGGAATACAAGGTTCTAGCGTGAAAAGTACCATTGCTGGGGAAGAGCctgaagataaatatgaaacaaaaattcatttaatttatcctGATTAA
- the LOC111414269 gene encoding nipped-B protein, protein MDREIPSVPITTLAGVTSLSDLLPEMPLPTPLPQTLSNKSLLFHPRVAEEALNLLGVRDETLVPQLVQSLVQTSAEHIEIKDNYATTQPPVYQQEGIPELLRAMIDTNPNLFNGIGKATSQWNRPANHHQSAAVHCDTPQPTNVTLPKTGQMLITGNQRLSTAPEQLQPLPQKVPNSTHISKEENFQQIYSHETNTTELRQLRRPMRGPSPAQASDAPSQSPVPPTETHNTRSKTNKDETLNETTKKEPSPAKETPNETAQRSRSNSTETARDKDKDTLPPGVMLPIVRLQRISTEDQQLMQLSLSDFAENRPKLAKELGILPIANNAAGDYYADKFSELVGNKRRWREDKSEQVVVKPKLRRVKKKYVPVLEKLSGEELMETNTFDRFNRNLEHVLKSSEGFDYAEITDDGVVPAEYLLSRHTLQELTTESAKLKILGATEMIPAEKLVQLLNVLEINIRGGDRVTPITDEENERVRQIWVETAMERIMGAADACLIILYVLTSPNMPKRVYIEDVIERVVLFIKYHMQNTIFPSYDSTYRLDNKKKDGRKKKAIHVLEKSVTGLYSKISVLINLLSELLNIQILTDTSVLHASSMGVSPFFAENVNEIQLASLKLVTTIFTKYESHRRLLLDDILASIARLPSNKRSLRTYRLNSEEHIQMLTALVLQLIQCVVALPENLNNKTRSIGDTTQNENVKNVDLDVLICNKYEKATSTAATFLTVFLSKCGNRSEDIDYRPLFENFIQDLLSTVNKPEWPATELLLSILGKMLMKNFTNKGTDMSLRVASLDYLGVVAARLRRDSVVSHYKLNTIDQMIKEIKSEEMKDNDRDDDDDVDDDDDTDDVDANKKSVSNPDEERTQFLQRVLLDFLAVNAQNEEAHRYARHFYIAQWYKEVVNEKSQLATGEKNNKRTGSKENHKNRSRVISDDEHSSDEEKHRKNEKMSRDQSNVEKFRLLEERKKFLLTKIRPFQEKMSAGNRIQVFQTYIDYNSAELIAQFLASKRYFSQSFDVYLRAILIVLRETSIAIRTKALKCLTMIVEADPAVLGRHDMQMSVNGSLLDHSTSVREAAVDLVGKFVLSRPELINKYYEMLSARILDTGVSVRKRVIKILKDICIECPEFPKIPEICVKLIRRVNDEEGIRKLVMEVFQNMWFTPNKSTPLIRKVMNITDVVASSKDIGLEWFEQLLISLFKPKEDKDDSTKIQVEPPRALLLACKQIVDCLIENILRLEETNDNNTASQRLVACLATLYLFAKIRPQLLVAHALTLQPYLSLKCQSKGETQIICNVARMLELVVPLMEHPSESFLAQLEEDLMKLVIQHDRTIVSSSISCLGSIVNNTTRNYKLIRECFDKYYTYLLRYKSRLEVHANDPAIKNNICRQYFRRALFIVGLLLRHFDFRDSEVIGDLSPDIKDQVFKTMSFFLLQQEFDIQANTLKSIGSICIRHYEFMLEPELKSFYHKMLTSDDVPLKMKSEVLINIENYLLEEDKRMIQQDLEWAKRSKGENLKEMGDVSSGMASTVIQLYLKEILQSYLHPALGVRQPALRVIQLILQQGLVHPVQIVPYLICMTTDCEKVVSHSADKLLLEIEKKYPGFIHTKSSLGVRLSYQLQLIFQSSDIIRGFVVKVQGEYPTALNTYLYSILRNSRQQRRALVLNILKQFDDQARTSLSYMLYLADNLAYFPYLVQDEPLFIVHHIDIMISVSGTNLLQTFREGLMMPENQKLASDNNPEVNIAISALDEDDDDPEALVERVPEDTSQLQACITAAQGCFLLLMLKQQLKDVYGLSDGKIQQYTPSEPAKVYEKTASRRNNALFNPTMTLNKLKEGAPSEFLDQEGRKDLIKQYLEFKQLMLQLDPDDPDDEEGNKALTALSTAGTGANSLSMNASSATVLSDADKVALTNYKDNLPPKVPKLVISNRRLDGEHKRTPRQKPEKKKHRHKKKRRKFVSSSGDESENDYSDPDYMA, encoded by the exons ATGGACCGCGAAATACCTAGCGTTCCTATCACCACATTAGCAGGGGTGACAAGTCTCAGCGACT tgttACCCGAAATGCCTTTACCCACTCCTCTACCTCAAACGTTGAGTAATAAATCGCTACTTTTTCATCCAAGGGTTGCTGAAGAGGCTCTTAACCTACTTGGCGTTCGAGACGAAACTCTTGTACCCCAATTAGTTCAATCGTTAGTTCAAACGTCAGCCGAACACAt AGAAATTAAAGATAACTATGCTACAACACAACCCCCTGTTTATCAACAAGAGGGAATTCCAGAATTGTTACGTGCTATGATTGACACGAATCcaaatctttttaatggaattggaaaag CAACATCTCAATGGAACCGTCCCGCAAATCATCACCAATCAGCGGCGGTTCACTGTGATACACCCCAACCAACGAACGTGACGTTACCAAAAACCGGTCAAATGTTGATCACCGGAAATCAACGTCTATCTACGGCTCCCGAACAACTGCAACCCTTACCCCAAAAAGTACCCAACAGCACCCACATATCAAAGGaagaaaattttcaacaaatttattcCCACGAAACCAACACCACCGAATTACGACAATTACGGCGACCAATGAGag GTCCATCACCTGCACAAGCGAGCGATGCGCCATCTCAATCGCCCGTTCCACCGACGGAAACTCACAATACGAGATCGAAAACAAATAAAGACGAAACATTAAACGAGACGACTAAAAAAGAGCCAAGTCCAGCCAAAGAGACACCGAACGAAACGGCGCAACGATCGAGATCGAATTCGACGGAAACTGCTAGGGATAAAGACAAAGACACGTTACCTCCCGGTGTGATGCTGCCGATCGTTCGATTGCAGCGGATATCGACCGAAGATCAACAGCTGATGCAGCTCAGCTTGTCAGATTTCGCGGAGAATCGGCCGAAATTAGCCAAAGAACTGGGTATATTACCAATCGCTAATAACGCAGCCGGCGACTATTACGCCGACAAATTTTCCGAATTGGTCGGGAATAAAAGGAGATGGAGAGAGGATAAATCTGAACAAGTTGTGGTTAAGCCCAAATTGAGGCgggttaaaaagaaatatgttcCGGTGTTGGAAAAATTATCCGGAGAGGAATTAATGGAAACTAACACGTTTGATAGGTTCAATAGAAACTTggaacacgttttgaaaagttCCGAAGGGTTCGATTACGCTGAAATAA cgGATGATGGCGTTGTTCCAGCggaatatttattaagtagACACACGTTACAAGAACTCACCACGGAAtctgcaaaattaaaaattttggggGCTACCGAAATGATACCTGCCGAAAAATTAGTTCAATTATTGAACGTTTTGGAAATTAATATAAGAGGTGGCGATCGAGTGACGCCCATAACTgac GAGGAAAACGAAAGGGTCCGACAAATTTGGGTGGAAACGGCGATGGAGAGGATAATGGGGGCGGCGGACgcttgtttaataattttgtacgTTTTGACGTCCCCAAACATGCCGAAACGTGTATACATAGAAGACGTAATCGAGCGGgttgtattatttataaaatatcatatGCAAAACACAATATTTCCATCGTACGATTCAACGTATCGCTTAGATAATAAGAAAAAGGACGGTCGAAAAAAGAAGGCGATACATGTATTAGAAAAATCGGTAACAGGCCTTTACAGTAAAATATCGGTACTAATTAATCTGTTATCGGAGCTATTAAACATACAGATCTTAACTGACACGTCGGTTTTACACGCCTCATCAATGGGGGTGTCCCCTTTCTTTGCGGAAAACGTAAACGAAATTCAATTAGCTAGTTTAAAGTTGGTTACGACAATTTTTACGAAATACGAAAGCCACCGTAGGTTGTTATTGGACGATATCTTGGCTTCAATCGCTCGCCTTCCAAGCAATAAGCGCAGTTTAAGAACTTACAGGTTAAATAGCGAGGAACACATACAAATGTTAACCGCTTTAGTATTGCAATTGATCCAATGCGTCGTCGCTTTACccgaaaatttaaacaataagaCTCGATCGATCGGCGATACAACTCAAAACGAAAACGTTAAAAACGTCGATTTAGACGTGCTTATTTGTAACAAATACGAAAAAGCCACTTCGACGGCGGCTACGTTCCTCACGGTTTTCCTAAGCAAATGCGGAAATAGATCTGAAGATATCGATTATAGGCcgttgtttgaaaattttattcaagatCTTTTATCGACGGTCAATAAACCCGAATGGCCGGCGACAGAACTTTTGCTCAGCATCCTTGGTAAAATGttgatgaaaaattttacgaatAAAGGTACCGATATGTCTCTACGCGTCGCTAGTTTAGATTATTTGGGTGTAGTCGCGGCTAGACTTCGAAGAGACAGCGTTGTATCccattataaattaaacacaaTCGATCAAATGATAAAAGAGATCAAATCGGAAGAAATGAAGGATAACGACCGAGACGATGATGACGACGTGGACGACGACGATGACACCGACGACGTTGACGCGAATAAAAAATCGGTTTCGAACCCCGACGAAGAGAGAACGCAATTTTTACAAAGGGTTTTATTAGATTTCTTGGCCGTAAACGCCCAAAATGAAGAAGCTCACCGATACGCGCGTCATTTTTATATAGCCCAATGGTACAAAGAAGTCGTTAATGAAAAATCGCAATTAGCCACCggcgaaaaaaataataaacgtaCTGGTTCTAaagaaaaccataaaaatCGTAGTAGGGTCATATCCGATGATGAACATAGTTCCGACGAAGAAAAACATcggaaaaacgaaaaaatgtCGCGAGATCAAAGTAACGTCGAAAAGTTTCGGCTGTTGgaggaaagaaaaaagtttttattaacgaaaattcGACCGTTTCAAGAAAAAATGTCCGCTGGTAACCGGATACAGGTTTTTCAAACTTACATCGATTACAACAGCGCCGAATTAATCGCTCAATTCCTCGCGTCAAAACGTTACTTTTCTCAAAGTTTCGACGTCTACCTTCGCGCCATTTTAATCGTACTTCGCGAAACATCCATAGCCATTCGGACTAAAGCTTTGAAATGTCTCACGATGATCGTGGAAGCCGATCCAGCCGTTTTGGGACGACACGATATGCAAATGAGCGTAAATGGCTCTTTACTTGATCATTCGACATCCGTTCGAGAAGCTGCCGTCGATTTGGTTGGAAAATTTGTCCTCAGCCGACCCGAATTGATCAACAAGTATTACGAGATGCTATCGGCGAGAATTTTAGACACAGGAGTTAGTGTGCGAAAGCGCGtcattaaaattcttaaagataTCTGCATCGAGTGTCCCGAGTTTCCCAAAATACCCGAAATTTGCGTCAAATTGATTCGGCGCGTTAACGATGAGGAGGGAATTCGGAAACTGGTTATGGaggtttttcaaaatatgtggtttACGCCGAATAAAAGTACACCCTTAATTAGGAAAGTTATGAATATTACCGATGTAGTTGCATCGTCTAAAGATATTGGATTGGAATGGTTTGAGCAGTTACTTATTAGc TTATTTAAACCTAAAGAAGATAAAGATGATTCGACAAAAATACAAGTGGAACCACCAAGAGCGCTCCTATTGGCTTGTAAACAAATTGTGGATTgtttaatagaaaatattttacgaTTAGAAGAAACGAACGACAATAACACGGCATCCCAGAGGCTCGTTGCTTGTTTGGCGACGTTGTATCTCTTTGCAAAAATCAGGCCTCAATTGTTAGTGGCGCACGCGTTAACGTTACAACCTTACCTTAGCTTGAAATGTCAATCGAAAGGTGAGACGCAAATTATTTGTAACGTTGCGCGAATGTTAGAGCTGGTTGTACCGCTTATGGAACATCCCAGCGAATCGTTTCTCGCTCAATTAGAAGAGGATTTGATGAAATTGGTGATTCAACACGATAGAACGATTGTTTCTAGTAGCATATCGTGTTTGGGTTCGATAGTGAACAACACCACGcgaaattacaaattaattcgCGAGTGTTTTGATAAGTATTATACATATTTGCTACGGTACAAATCGCGGTTGGAAGTTCATGCGAACGATCCCGCCATTAAGAACAACATCTGCCGGCAGTATTTCCGTAGGGCTTTGTTTATCGTCGGACTTTTATTGCGACATTTCGATTTTCGCGATTCCGAAGTAATAGGGGATCTTTCCCCAGACATCAAAGATCAAGTTTTTAAAACGATGAGTTTCTTCTTGCTACAACAAGAATTTGATATACAAGCGAACACTTTGAAATCGATCGGCTCGATATGTATCCGTCATTACGAGTTTATGTTGGAACCAGAATTGAAATCGTTTTATCACAAAATGTTGACTTCCGATGATGTTCCTTTGAAGATGAAAAGCGAGGTGCTTATTAATATCGAAAACTATCTTTTGGAGGAGGATAAACGCATGATACAACAAGATTTGGAAT ggGCTAAAAGATCGAAAGGGGAAAATTTAAAGGAGATGGGCGACGTTTCATCGGGGATGGCCAGTACGGTTATTCaattgtatttaaaagaaattctgCAGTCTTATCTACACCCGGCTTTAGGGGTCCGCCAACCAGCTTTAAGAGTAATCCAACTTATTTTGCAACAAGGTCTTGTTCATCCGGTCCAG attgttcCATATTTAATTTGTATGACAACCGATTGCGAAAAAGTGGTATCTCACAGCGCCGATAAACTATTATtagaaatagaaaagaaatatcCTGGATTTATCCACACGAAATCGTCATTGGGCGTGCGACTTTCGTATCAGTTGCAACTGATCTTTCAAAGTAGCGACATCATTAGGGGTTTCGTGGTAAAGGTTCAAGGCGAGTACCCCACCGCCCTTAACACGTATTTATACTCTATACTTCGTAACTCGAGACAGCAGAGACGTGCCttagttttaaacattttaaaacaattcgacGATCAAGCG cgTACGAGCTTATCTTATATGTTGTACCTGGCCGATAATTTGGCATATTTTCCGTATTTGGTACAAGACGAACCGTTATTTATCGTACATCACATTGATATAATGATATCGGTTTCCGGTACTAATTTACTTCAAACATTTCGTGag GGTCTTATGATGcctgaaaatcaaaagttagCTTCCGACAACAATCCCGAAGTAAATATTGCAATATCAGCTTTAGACGAAGACGACGATGACCCTGAGGCACTTGTCGAACGTGTTCCCGAGGATACATCACAATTACAAGCTTGTATAACGGCCGCGCAGGGTTGTTTTCTTCTCttaatgttgaaacaacaattaaaagacGTTTATGGGTTAAGCGATGg taaaattcaaCAATATACACCTTCCGAGCCGGCTAAAGTTTACGAAAAAACCGCTTCTCGTCGAAATAATGCTTTGTTCAATCCAACGATGACGTTAAATAAACTTAAGGAAGGGGCACCATCCGAGTTTTTGGATCAAGAAGGACGTAAAGATCTCATAAAGCAATATTTAGAA tttaaacaattaatgttaCAACTCGATCCTGACGATCCAGATGATGAGGAAGGTAACAAAGCATTAACGGCCTTGAGTACAGCAGGAACCGGGGCGAATTCGCTTTCTATGAATGCTAGTTCAGCTACCGTTTTATCAGATGCGGATAAAGTTGCTTTGACAAATTATaag gATAATTTACCACCAAAAGTGCCCAAGTTAGTGATTTCAAATAGAAGGTTGGACGGTGAACATAAACGTACGCCGCGACAAAAAcctgaaaagaaaaaacatcGGCACAAGAAAAAGCGACGAAAATTTGTGAGTTCGTCGGGCGATGAAAGTGAGAACGATTACAGCGATCCCGACTATATGGCTTAA